TTTTAGGAATAGGAGTGCGGAAAAgctttaataacaataaaaagtgaGAGCTTGTAGGCAGAAATGACATCTCAGCCTGTCTGCAGCCTGGGGAAAAGGCACGCTGGGGAGTTCCCAGTTATCCCGGACAAGGGATCCCAGTTATGCCGGACAAGGGATCCCAGGTTTGTGGCTCCAGAGCATCTCCCTAATACAGATCATTCGTTAGATCCTCAGCTGCTGAAAACTCCAGTAGCTAAAAGCTGTCACAGACCATCAGCTAAGAAGCTGCTCTGATGTTTTTCCTGCTTATAAGGGTTTTATTAACTGGGGCTAAGGCAAGACTAAGGGAGAGTGTCACAAACTGTCCCGATCCTTTGAAGCCTGGGTAAAATCCCAGTTAAACTCTGATTTTGGCGTGGCCGGCATCTCTCGGGACAAaccccccctttccccacactTGGGAAAGGTGTGGCTCACACAGGTTGGAGTCAAATCTCTTTGTTGTAAGAGGTATTTAACAGCATCCCTCTGCAGTTCACTACCTCGAAGgaatctgcttttatttaaaccccaaacccaacacaacagagcagagctggagccGAGGCGCGGGAGGCTGAGCAGccaggccctgcctccagcctgcgTCGATGGCAGGGGTCGGATGGAAGCATTAAACCGCTGCAAAGAACCCTTTTAGCACAGAATTGGAGAAATCCAGCTGCAAAAACACCAGCAGGGTTTCCCTCCTATGCATAGCACTAAAAAGCAAAGCGAAAAGCAAATATAAGCAGAGGAGCTATAGGATGTTATCCCACTTCACCTAACGTACACAAAATACCTGAGAGCAGCAGggtaagcagaaaaataaaactaagtagtGGAAAACACTAGGTTTGTCCCAAAAAAGCAACGTTACCTTATGATGCATTAAACTCTACCCTGGGCAAAGCTCACCTGATCCCATCAGATGTCCCGTGGCCCCTGGCGCACACGTAAAGATGAAGCCGGTGTATTTTCCCCGGCGGGTTTTTGGTTACTTTTCAATCCTGCTCTTTAGAGATGTGTCCCCCTTGTTTCAAAAAGCTGGCGGGGGTTTTCAGCCGAGCTTTCCCGCTGGCCGCTCAGAGCCGTTTCACACTGGGTTTGGGGAAATCGCCGGGTTTCGTGCGGCGCAGGGGGAGCGCGGGGTCGTTCTCGGCGGAGCGGGCGCTCGTGTTTGCAGGATCCCCAAATTTCACTGCCAAGGTGTGAGCTCCTCTGCGAGGGAGAGGTGGATTTGTGGTGGGCTTATTGCCTACGGGCGCTTTATTCGGCACAGGGGAAGCCGCGGGGGGGAGGTGGCCCGGGAAGGGGGTGCCGGGATGGGGGTCACACAGCGGGGCAGAGCCGTGGTGTCCTGCGGGATGACGGGGCTGGAACCATCTGGAAAGGTTTTTTGTGGGAAGAGCGAGGACCAAGGGGGATGGGAGAAGGGATGCCATGACAACCTTTGGGGGTTTCCCAGGAAACCAGGGTTGCCATAGCAACTGCATCACTCCGGTCCGAATTAGTGACTTCCGCTGGAAGGCGTGTTCGCCACTTTAATCTTCTTGCAATAAGTGGCTGCATCTCTCCCAAACTCAttgcaaaaaaaaggaggaaatatcCCTTTGTCTCCAGCTGGGTGGGTTtgaggctgcagagccccggcGAGGAGCCCGTCACGGATCCTGCAATCCCCGCTCCACACCAGCATCGCTCCCCGCACACCCTCGGCTCCTGAAACCATTCCGTTCTGCCTttcgcctccctcctccccgcacGCAGCCTCGCCGCACGGCCACAAATTTGACGTTGGATGAAATAATGCCATAGGGTTGCAGGGGAAGGGAATTTAGAATAGAAAacgagggcttttttttttttttcccccttatttaAATCAGCATTGATTGCACTCGGTCTCTGACCAGATTAGAATTTCACAAATCATCTAACGGGAGAAAAGGGAATCTGTGATGTGCCCGTAACGGCACACCACATGTTTCAATATTAAGCGTCATTTAACAATGTGGTAACAGAGACTCTCTGCAAAATCAAATGGTTATTTCCTCCCAACCCCCTTCCAGTACGCTCTGCAACATGTTTTCCTCGTCTCCCCACCCAATCCGGGGTTGTTAATCCAACAAGTGAGCTTATGTGATGGAAGGGAAATCGGCTACCCGCTGCCTTTAGGGAAGTGGGGGGGGGAATCGGGAGCAAAGCGAGAGGTCcccaaaaacaagcaaacaaaagcagccctGCAACACGTTGCAGAACAAACACCTGTTTCGACGGTGAGTGTGTTTTGtcttcatcttccttctctttacCTTTTAGCTGTCCTCTTCTTCGGagaattttaaatcctttttttttggatCTTTAGAAAGGAAGGATCTAAAAAAATAAACGTATAAAAACGAGGGCACACACAGACCGACGATGGTGCATGTTCCACACAATACCGAGTACACAGTCACTTtgcattattattgttattattatttttttaccgCATCCTcagattttgttgctgtttgtttggttttggttttttaaacatcCGTAAAGATCTTTTTGATGTTCACACAGTTGGGATTGTTTGTGGTTGTGCAGTTGCCTGTCTTAAAGGCAGCCTGTTTGAATGCACTGTGGTTGATTCCCCCTTCCTCGATCACCATGTACTCGGACTTGCTGAGGGTGGAATTGCTGCGAGCCTTCCTCATCTCCTCGCTGGACGAGAGGTGCTGGCAGCTCCCGACGTGCATGTATTGGGCTTGCTCCTCACCTTCTGTCTCCCGGTGGTAGAAATAGTTGAAATTGGAGACTATCACAGGCACGGGGAGAGCGATGGTTAGCACCCCTGCGATGGCACAGAGCGAGCCCACGATCTTGCCCCCGATGGTGATGGGGTGCATGTCCCCGTAGCCCACGGTGGTCATGGTCACCACCGCCCACCAGAAGGCATCAGGGATGCTACTGAAACCTGAACTGGGGTCATCGGCTTCTGCGAAGTAGACGGCGCTGGAGAAGAGGATGACGccgatgaagaggaagaagatgagcaAACCCAGCTCCCGCATGCTGGCCTTGAGGGTCTGCCCCAGGATCTGCAGCCCCTTGGAGTGCCGGGAGAGCTTGAAGATACGGAAGACCCTGACCAGCCGGATGACTCTGAGGATGGCTAAGGACATGGCTTGCTGGCCGTTGCCTTGCCTCTCAGCCAGCTCGGTGCCCAGCGTGATGAAGTAGGGAATGATGGCCACAATGTCAATGATGTTCATGATGTTCTTGGAGAAGGTGGCCTTGCTGGGGCAGGCAAAGAAGCGGACCAGCAGCTCGAAGGAGAACCAGATGATGCACAAAGTCTCCACTACAAAGAAAGGGTCGGTGAAGGACGACACCATGGAAGTGGCCGAGGACGAGGAGTTGGTGAAGACATCAGGTGGGAGAGGGCCACCACCCGTCCCGAAGGTCCCCCCAGTTCCTTCATAGTCGTGGTCATCCCTGAATTCAGGCAGGGTCTCCAGACAGAAGATGACGATAGAGATAAGGATGACCAGGACAGAGACTATGGCAATGCCTCGGGCCGGCCCAGAGCTCTCAGGGTACTCGAAGAGGAGCCACACTTGGCGTTGAAACTCCTTGTCGGGAAGCGGCCGCTGCTCCTCCCGAATGAAACCCTCATCCTCCCGAAACTTCTCCATGGCCTCCTCCCCCAGTTGGTAGAAGCGGATCTCCTCGGAGAAGATATCGATGGGGACGTTGACGGGTCGCCGGATGCGCCCACCTGACTGGTAGTAGTAGAGGATGGCGTCGAAGCTGGGACGGTTGCGGTCGAAAAAATACTCGTTGCGGAGGGGGTCGAAGTAGCGCATCCTCTTGCGCGGGTCCCCCAGCAGCGTTTCGGGGAACTGCGCCAGCGTCTTCAGCTGGGTCTCGAACCGCAAGCCCGAGATGTTGATCACCACCCGCTCGCAGCACTCGTGCTCCCCACCGCCCGCGGGCTGGCCGGCGGGGACGGCGGCCGGGGTCGGGGGGTGATCGTAGCGGTCCCCCCCAAGCAAAGGATGAGGATGCTGCGGCTCTTCCAGCAAAGGgtctccgccgccgccgccccccaccaCGGTCATGctgctttcttccccttcttcaccctcttcctcctcttggtcggggaccggctggggggcggcggggggcagctgcTCAGTGTAGCCCAGGTTGTGGTGGCTGCTGGTCGAGCCGCCCCGCGGATGCCGGCTGGCGAAGGAGGCAGCCGGAGAGTAGAGCAAGCTCCGGCGCTCGTCCATAAAGGTGTGGGgcgggaggggaaagggaggggggaggatCGGAGAGGCGGCAGCCGaagcctcttcttcctcttcttcctcctcctccgggcGGAGAGGGAGAAACAGCCGCCCAACTCCTCCAGCGGCTGCCGCTGCTCTGAAGAGCTGAGGCTCTTCTCAAAAAATccgcccccagccctggcaccgcCTCGCTCAGTCACCGCTCCCGGAgacacccaccagcacccccggccctgccccgcggcccccggcaaGCTGCGggcaccccctcccctgccccagcccgggggggggggcccgaTCCGTGCCCCCACCCAGCCACACGCCGAGGGACTTCGGTCCCCTCCCGGGGAGCATCCTTTGATGCTCAGCGGGTCGCAAGCAGGGAGAGTTTTTTCTGGCAGAACCGTTGCCTTAGAAAGAGTTTTTCTGCCCTCCCCCCAGGAAGGcgaaatgtaatttttattattagtttCGGGGTTTGCCTGTTTGTTTCGAGTCACCGTTTCAAGCCGCGGCGGGGCTGTGGGTAATGGAAAGCAGACAGCGGCGGCCGGAGCCACCAACAGTTGTTTTGAATCAGCGTTTCGGCTGAAGTgccggggatttttttttccgtCTAGGAGAGCgagcgtgtgtgtgcatgcatgcgtcTGTGCGCACACGtgtgggtgtgcatgtgtgtgtttgcacacgcgtgtgtgcgtgtgcgtgtgcatcCCCCCAGCAAAATAAACcgaggagtgaagctgagccagCCCTCCACCAAGGCAGTTTCAGTCTGAACCCAAATCTGCATTTCAGACTTTCCTGCAAGAAAGCCAAAAGGcttcgattttttttttgtcttctcccttCAATTGATCTTCTTATGCAAATAGTTCAGTTTTGgtcaaaagggatttttttaaggcGAAAGCCTGCTCTGCAGGAGCCCAGTGCTGGAAGATGTTCCGTCCCCAGGAGATGTGCACCAGGGACAACCTCTGATCTCTGCATCTGGCTGTGCCCATCTCCCCCCCAGCCCACTATGGGTCCCCGTTTTCCCAAACACCCCCGACAGCAGAATTCCTTCAATCCCCAGCCACGTGCCAAGCGGGGCTTAGGCAATCCAGGGAGTTCCCAGCtcgggaaaaaacccaaccacaaggGTCGGGGAGAGGCGAGAAGAGCGACCACGCTGCCATTCCCATGCTGGCCGGGTGGTCCCGCCACGATGGAGGTTAAAACCCTTCCACCAGCCCCGCTTTAGCTCATCGCTGTGGTTATTTTTAACGAGCACAGCCTCCAGAAGGTagggagaaaaacagatgaaaagatcAAACTTATTTATACTTTAAATTAGAAACAAGCTGTACAAAATATACAAACCTAGAGGGggaaaacaacaataaatatTGGTGTAAGAGCTGACTCCGGACTGTAAATGGCAGATTAACACTGCAGACGAGGTCTGAGCCGCACCCGCCTTCTTCTTTgctgacagaggggaaaaaaaaccctctgccacCAGAAATCAGGGGGAATGAGCCTCAGCGAGGTCCTGCAGATGAAAAAGTGGACCTGGACCTAGCCCAGCACAGCCTTCAGGTGAGCTGCCCGCTCTGCCTCCGTCTCCACCAACCTCCCAACCTGGTATGGCCAACGTTGGGTTTTTCACACCAGCAGTAAGGCAGCAGCTCGGTGTGGCCGTGGGAAGACATTCACCCGCGATCGCACGCAGGGACACTCGTCTCTGGGTCGTGTCACCTTGCCCCAGACTTGGACACATGTCCCTTGTTGCCACCTCCACCCTTGGCTTTAAGCCCCACTTTTGAGTCCCGTTTTGCTTGAGGCTGCAGATCTCCTGGGATGAAGGAGTTGGGGCGATGGGTCCCCTGTCTCGCTCCCCCCATCATTCCTACAGCAATTAATAGTGCTAATCAGCAACATGCTCACAGCAAGGGCACCTACTCCTCCTTTCCAACACACAGCATCTCCCAGCCGTCCCAAACCTCAGATAAAGCTGGAAGCAAAGCCCTGGAGCATCATTAACCCTTGAGCTGCCCACGTTGTTTGTCATTTGAGAAAAATTCCTGGAAACAACAGTTCACATCCAAGTTTGAGGCTCTGTTTTCCACAGGTTTCACGATCATGAAACAACCATCATCTGCTCACTACATACAGGTGTACGAGCCAGACTTGTCTGGCTCATCTCTTTCCTCTGCTAGGATTTCTGCCAATAAATCACTGTCATCTGGTCTAAGGCAAACAAACAAGGCTGCTTTAAACCATAAACATTTACTGATGACAAAAGGCTTGAGGCAACAAGGCGTAACTTCCATAATTGCAACAGTTTAATCTGGATCTCAGTCAGGGGCAAACTCTTTGGAAATTATAGAGAGAGCCACAGACCTTTGGGATGCTGCTAGGAAAAGCCCTTCCCTTAAAACCAGGAGGAGGATTAAGCTGTTCCCCCCCATCAGCTGCAACACAGCAGCAGGCATTAACCCTTGAGCTCCGGGCAGCTTTGGTCTGGCATGGCGCTGGCTCAAAGGATTTTGCCGGGGGCTACAGCCCGGTGGCCCCAGGCACGGCGTGGCCTCCTGGCCCTGTCTACTCCTCCGCTGCTTCCACGTAATCCTATCAAAGCCAATTAAGCTGTGCCAGGCGAGCAGCGTcgctgcaggcagagagcagccgGAGGGGCAGATCACCTCCTCCCCAGCAAAGTCCCCTCAGCTCCTCCCTTCTCGTGGGGTCCCCAGTTTGGTTCGGCATCGGGGATACAGCAGTAGCATCACCTCCTGCTTGGCACcagccaccgccagccccgcacGCGTTCCCCGGAGGGGTTTGCATACAGGCACCGCACCAAGCCCAAAATTTGTCAAGCAGCAAGAGAGGTGGCCAAGGTCACATCCCAAAACCAGGAGGTCTCAGCAGAAGGGCAAAGGCAGGGGGACAGTTTGGGTCTGGGACAACCAGCGCTAATAAAAGCCCAGGGGAAGGGACGTCCCTGCGATGTCCGACCCGGCCAGCACTGTGCGAGGTGCAGCATCAAACCCGCTCCTCGGGACTGTGGCTCTTCTGTCTAATGCAAGATGTTCCTCCCTCTGCAAGCTTCCCTTGCTTTTTCATCCAGGTCTTCTGATGCATCTGGTCTcaacaaatttaattttattcctaaCGGCCATTTAAGAAATCCCCCTGTGCAATGATCTACAGGCTGTCCTATAACATCAGATGCAGCTTCTACACAGAAGCAGAGCAAGCATCACTCTTGTCCTCCTTTAATGGCCTTCTCAGGATGGATTTCCAAGCAGAGGGACACACAGCTTCCCTCTTCCCACAGCCAGACCTGGACCACGAGGGGaacccccccagcatccctctcCAGGGGGACATGGGCTGCACGAAACATCTCAGGACCTTCACCCCGACCCTCAGCTATTCCCCAGCACGGGGCTGCCTTTGCACGCTGCTTCCCCCTGGAAATTTTGCTGCCTCCTTGCTGAACTCCATCACCTCTCCAGCAGCCTTTTGGGCTTGTCCTTCTCCTGAAATCCTCCTCATTCCCTGTTAGCACCAGGCAGCGGGGCAGAGAGGTACGGCATCCAGCCCGGGATCTCacccgccctcccctccctcgtCTTTGAATGGAACCCTGTCTCCATTGATAAATCTGGGACAAACCTGCTATTCTTTATTTCGGAGGATCAGAAACCTTTCAGCGCAAATGCTGTTACGATCCTACCTTAATGCACTGTAAATGTATTGTCTCTCCTCCCACAGCGGGGAACGCGCAACGCCCCAGCTGCGACATCAAGGCGATGCAGTATTAACTCACGGGTGAGGTTTCTCGTGTCATCTCGGAAAAATGAGCTCTACCTCTGCTGCTCATAACGTGGACAAACGTCACAGCTAAAGGCTCGAGGTTGTCACTCGGGTCACTAATCACTGCCTGAAACCTTTGCAGACAGGACTGTAGAGGACCATCGGCATCAGACAGACATCAGCATCAACCCAACTTTTCAAGATCACCTTGGAGCAATCCATACATTATACAGCTAAAACAGATGAATGGATGCTCTAACCCTGCTCTGCTTGGGTTCAGCTGCTTCCCCTCCCTGTAACCTTCAactggctcttccctgccagaTTATCCATGATTTAATTGTGATTATTTGCTCGGCAATCGGGGAGTAAGTTGTACAACGCGACCTCTGGCTCCAGACCGGCCGGTCCTGCCATCCGCACATTCTCCCTTGCGGAGACAGGAGGTGGGAGCATCCCCGCAGTCCCCGAGGCTCACCCCCTCCCAGGAGAGCCGTGCTGTTATCCCAACACACACCACGATGGGGTGACCGACCCCATTCCCAGAAATCAGGCATCCATCGCATCCCCTCATCAAGCCACAAAAGCATCAGATGAGGGTAACACCTCTGGGGTAACAGCTGGGGTAAGACAAATTCCCCACCGATGcctcccagggaggcagcaggagggatggGAAATGCATCTTGATTTCCCAGGATGGATTTAATGCTCTAAGTCTGGAGCTCACGGACCCTATTCCTGGCCTCGTCTTAGACTCCGGGTGGAACTCAGTCACGGAGTGAATCCTTCAAtccctccgtgcctcagtttctcatctGTACATTAAAAGAATATTTCTCGCCTCCCACCTAGATTCTATTTAAATCCTACACCAGACGCCTTTCGCAGCGCTCATAGTTGCAGAAAATTAGAAAGTTACTGAAAtttggaagagggaggaaaattcAATGCTGTCTAAATACTGCAGCTCGCTTAGCCCTCGGCATAGGTGAAGAGCATCGCTGCGAGCTCCATACGGGTACCTGATGCCTCTCTTTAACAGGGCATTTAGCACCAAGCACAACAGGACCCAAACACCCCGGGATCCTCTCCGACTGCTGCAGTCCAGCTACCGAAGGCAGCGCGTCTTTAGAGAACAGTCATTACTGTTAATGGGGGAAGTGAAAATTGAACCGCTAACCCAAAATAACTGAGCACGGACAGAAGCtatttttcatatctttttcCACGATGCTGTGGATTTCGCAAGAGTATTACTTGGCCAAAAAGAACAAGATTTGGTGGCTAAAAAAGATCAGCCACGTTGCTCTTCATCGCTCGGTTGTTTCACTCGATGACTCCATTGGCTTCAGTGGAGCTGCCTGAGCTAAATCCCACCCAGCCCTGTGGGGATCTAGGGGTTACGACTCAGGATATGGTTGGACCTATTTTAATATCCTAAAAATGCTGGGTGGGATTATGGTGGCCAAACTATGTTAATGCAAATTCCGCTGTAACGGGGATCATGTTCCAAGGCCTTCACAATGACAGCAAAACGATACCCAGCGACTTCTTACGCAGCTCCTGTTGCACACCATTATTTGGTCATTAAGATATAAGATTACATTGACAAAGCAATCTAACCACAAATCCAGGGAGACAACGGGGCAACGTTACTGTGTTTTCATTACGAAGGTAAAAACGTCCGCGGGAGCGGCAGACAATCAGCATTTCAGCAACGGGGAGGAGGAAAGCCAGGGGACTTCTCGGGGACTTGAGCTGATGCCGGGAGAGCATCGGTGCCCAGTCAGACCCAGCCTCACCGTAAAGATGCGAAAAAAAACCAATTTTTCACAGCAAAAAGCGTCATGCGGGTGAGGAGTGACTGCTCGCCCTCTGAATAATTTATTCCACGGATGTCACTTCTGTTTGGGGTTGGTGACAGCCACCCAGCGAGGTGGCACGAGACAAGGCGCAGCGTTCGCAGCCTCCTTAAGCCGAGCAAACCGCAATGCCATCCCACGGCAGCGAAAACTCTTGATATCAGCCTCTACAACCAGACCCAGCAACTGTCTAAACGAATGTGGTCGGAGCAGGTTGCCCTAAAATACGGGATCGGTCTCCCCACAATAGTATTTTACGCTGAATTTTCAGAGGATGCTCAAGGTATTCAGGGTGAATTGGTACCTAATTCCCTGCAGCTGCACAAACAACTCTGTTTTTTAGTAATATGATATATTTATCATATTTAGTAATATGATTTTGCTTTGCACAGAAACACTTGAGAATCTATAAGTCACTGCTATGCCACAAAGCATCCCTCGTACAggcagaaatgtttatttttagaatGCACTCTCTTCACCTTTTTCCACTGTTTACCCAgttatattcagaaaaataaattgcatcacAGAAATGAAGTGATTTTTCCTGTGTTGGGtcgctggggcaggagctgcctcaaccctcccctgccctggcaccgGGCACCGGAGCCTCCCAGCAATTAGATCCGTGGGAGCTGGGCAAGGAGGAGATTTATCAAGGGCACCGAGCTGTCTCAGCCGAGCACAGGATCCCCGTGACAGCCGCTGTGCCGCCTGGAAAGCAGGCAAGGACTTTCAAACTGGGTTTTCTCTCTTGGATTTCTGCGCCTTTCCCCAATCCTCCCCATTTTTCCGTGACTTTTCATTTGCTAGTTCAGTGAAATCGTGttagagaggagagagaggaaatctGAGCTTGCAGGAGTTTGACTGACACAGCCCGGGAGCAAATAACGAGGGATGAGGCATTGCCATCACGTTGTATTCAAGTGGAACACAACTTCCATCAACCACAGGTCTTTGGCATCGTTGGGGAAGAGCCATCATTTAGCAAATTTGGTGTCAGTAAGAAGCTAGCATGAAGAACGCAAGCATCAATACATTCAGCTTGGGGACAGCTTGTCCCCCAGAGCATCCCAGTCCCCTAAGGGCTAGAGGGACTGGGGGAGCCCGACCCAGCTCTGGGTACCCACAGCCCCCATGCGACTACCCTAACCCGAAAATGAAAGCGAGGAAGTTCTCTGGTTTCCACCAAAATCACACGACAGATTTTGCCGGAGGTGAAACTGCTGGTGGTTAAAATGGGGAACACGATGGGTAGGGGAGAGCCAAGAGGGGACAGACGAACCCTTTCGTAGCTCATGGCGGTTCGCCTTCTAACAAACACAGAAGCAAACTTACTGTGGTATAATTATTATGAAGCCATCAAATATCCATTAGAGTTTGATAAAGTCACGGAAAGAAACAGGGCAACGGCTGCCCGGCTGCAAGTAGAGAGCCGGATCCAAGGATGCTCCAACAGGCTCCATCCCCCAGCGACACGGTCCTCGGGCTTTTGGTCTCAAAGGAAACGgctaaatagaaaattaaaacttgCACAGGTCACCAGGCAAAACACATTACTGCAGCCCTGGCTTCCTGGCTTAAGTTAATTAGTTCATGTTTGTACAgggctttgaaataaaaaaaaaacaactgcattaAGTGCTAATATTGTCATCCTTCACTGTCCAGCTGGCAATCCAGGGGAAATCCTCTTCTGCCTGAAGgtccttctgtctgtcctcccCACCTTCACGGTGAGTTTAACCCTCCACCACTGGTGCTGGGAAGTGGTTTGTTATAAAAAGCCCTCCCTTAGCTGTAACATTATTAAACGGGGGTTATTTTCTGCAGGGGAGATGCATTTTGCACAGGCAGTAAGGTTGTTTGGGTTTAGCTGTCGCATCTGGATGCTGGGAGATCTGCAAAGCCTGCAGGTAAGGCTGGAGCTCCTCAACGCTTCCCAGCCGTGAGGCAAAGGCTTCATTTCTAGCTGGGAAACCCAAACCAGCAAAAAATTCAGAGCAGAGGAATTTGTGCAGCATCACAGGGAGTCTGCAGGAGAGCTCGAAGACCCGAGCTCTGCAGCAAAcccctgtgatttatttttaagcagatttCCTGCTTTTTAGCTACAGCACTTCTCCTCCGGGATCCCCCTTCCCGCACAGCCCGTTTCTGAGAAACCCTGAAAACACGCTCAGAAATCCCCTCGTACCAGGGCGCGTTTGCAAGGAGGAACGCACTGAAAAGGGGGTGAGGGGCAGCAGATGAGTCGCTTTTTTGTCTTCTTAAGCCCTCTCAACGGGACCACGGGGTgtgatgctgggtgctgggcgatGGGTGACAAGGTCCTGCCAGGAGATCGCTCACGGGTGCCACAGGGACCGTGTTCGTTTTGCTGACTGACAGCCTTTTTGGCAAGAGCTAGTAATAACGAACGAAATCTGCTAACAATTAATGCAAGATTCTCTCAAATGACTTTTCTTAAGCAACCTCCAAAGCAAAAGTAAAAGCCACCACGTTCCTCTTTTCCATTCCTCTAAGCCCAAAATGACAATATTACCAATTTGGGGATGTTTTCTTTggatgggcggggggggggcttcCTGgaacctgttttgtttttttttttttctttgatatattAGGAAAAACAGGTCCTCGCTCAGCTTGGGGACACCAGGAAGGCTGATCCGCTCTGTCACCTGTGACAGTAACCCCAGCAACAGCTCGGCTGCcggcagaggcaggagaggatgcTGACTCACTGCCTGCTTGGCTTTCGCAGCTCACCCTTCATAAAAAGCATTGCCGGAAGAGTCTTGCTATTCCTTTCCTCTAAccctccccttaaaaaaaaaaaaaaattaagaaacctcAATTATAAATGAACACATGAAAAAAAGTATCAGCGAATATCAAGGAAAAGTTTAATTCCACAAAGGAACTCATTCTGGTTCAAAAGGCAGTACCCACCATTAATTTGCTGAAGTCATTACAAACAGAAATGACTCCCGAGACAGAAGGTTTTGTTGCAAATATAAATCACTGAATTATTAACAGCCTGGAGATAGCAAGAAAGGGGAGGAAACTTGAGAAGACCTTCTTAAAAGAAGAATTCtcccccaactgaccaaaagcctcttctctcctttcctttgacCTTATTTCTTtgtctgctgcttgctttcttttttaatgcaaatcttgtgctttctctgctgctttgttcCCCTTCTTCTCTTGGGGAAGTACAAAATGAGAACCAGTACAGCCAAGAGAGAGGAAATCAGTTGACTTTGCCCTTTTCTCACAGCTTTTCCTCCTGGTAAAGTCATTTTGGCCGGAGAGCGATGGGAACACAGTGCAGGCAGAGCATGGAGATGCTGGCGGGAGCGGGAGCCAAGGGCGGCTTCCAGCATCCCGGGGagagagggagcagggaaggagccgAGACATCGCAGGGGTCCCCACCAAGGCACAATTCTGCAGCTGCCCCCTTGGGAGCAAAGCTATGTGACCCCCCTCCTAATGAAAAGTGAATTTGGCGATGCTTTTTTAATTGCTAGGATTGATTTCTGCTTTTGATTCATCTTTTGGTCCATCACGAGGAGTATGTCTAGGTACCCCCGACACACCGTAAAGCTGCCCGGGTGGCCTTGCCAGATGCGGTGATGTCTGGGCTGGGTTCTCTCTCCTGCTGACCCCAACTCCTGCCACCCAGCAGCGATGGGAGACCCTCGCCTTTCGCTAAAAGGATGAGTTTCCAGCCCTCGCGCAGAGCAGAGCCAGCAAAAACCCTGcacaaaatatt
This genomic interval from Calonectris borealis chromosome 26, bCalBor7.hap1.2, whole genome shotgun sequence contains the following:
- the LOC142093129 gene encoding potassium voltage-gated channel subfamily A member 3-like, giving the protein MDERRSLLYSPAASFASRHPRGGSTSSHHNLGYTEQLPPAAPQPVPDQEEEEGEEGEESSMTVVGGGGGGDPLLEEPQHPHPLLGGDRYDHPPTPAAVPAGQPAGGGEHECCERVVINISGLRFETQLKTLAQFPETLLGDPRKRMRYFDPLRNEYFFDRNRPSFDAILYYYQSGGRIRRPVNVPIDIFSEEIRFYQLGEEAMEKFREDEGFIREEQRPLPDKEFQRQVWLLFEYPESSGPARGIAIVSVLVILISIVIFCLETLPEFRDDHDYEGTGGTFGTGGGPLPPDVFTNSSSSATSMVSSFTDPFFVVETLCIIWFSFELLVRFFACPSKATFSKNIMNIIDIVAIIPYFITLGTELAERQGNGQQAMSLAILRVIRLVRVFRIFKLSRHSKGLQILGQTLKASMRELGLLIFFLFIGVILFSSAVYFAEADDPSSGFSSIPDAFWWAVVTMTTVGYGDMHPITIGGKIVGSLCAIAGVLTIALPVPVIVSNFNYFYHRETEGEEQAQYMHVGSCQHLSSSEEMRKARSNSTLSKSEYMVIEEGGINHSAFKQAAFKTGNCTTTNNPNCVNIKKIFTDV